The Sphingobacterium lactis sequence AAGGCCATCCTTGCAAAGGGATGGCCTTTTTTGTTAGTACCTGGTACTTAGTATTTAGTATCAAGTATTAAGAATTAAGACCCATGGCTTCCTTTCCGGCACGCTTGGGTCCAAATACCAACTACTAACTACTAATTACTGCCAAAAAGCCCCATGTTTCCTTACGGAACATGGGGCTTTTTGGTTTATGGGTCTAAATACTTAATACTAACTACTAAATACTAAATTCAGGTTATGCATACTTTGTATGCATAACCTGAATTTACTCTTCATCCTCATAGAACTCTACCAGGGAAGCGATATATGTATCGTTCCATCCTTCGACGATGTCATCGTAAGCTTCGTCGGGAATATTGGTATGTTTGATCTCCAGGGATGTTCCCTTTTTGTGTTCGTGGAGTTTCATGGTGACGATCGAGTCTTCCTCCTGTTCTCCGAAGTACCATTGCTGTACAATCTTGCTGTTCGGCTCCAGTTCAAGGAATTTACCGGTTATGGCTCCATCCCAAAGGGAAAACTCACCGCCCGGTACAGGATCGATTTCGACCAGATCACCAGTCCATAGGTGTATGGTCGTAGCTGTGGTCAAGGCCAAGTATAGTTGTTCCGGGTCTGTGTTAATGATATAATATTTTTTAAATTCTTTCATGCTTACTGTAACTAGAAAAAGATAATTCCTGTAAATTTACATAGATTTATTAGCATAGCATGAGTAATTTTCTGCCGAATGCCCTAATTAAAAGATTAGGTACCAACCCCAAATTCGATCAAGAAGCATTTATTGCCGCCCATCGTGATGGCGAGAAGCTGACCTCCATTCGCTTAAACCCGAATAAAGAGGTCAAGCTATCCTTACCCTTAGCCGGTCAGGTTCCTTGGTGTTCCTATGGCTATTATCTGGAGGAGCGGCCGCAGTTTACATTGGATCCCCTCTTTCATGCTGGTTGTTATTATGTGCAGGAAGCTTCCTCCATGTTCATCGGGCATATCCTGAATCATCTGAAGGTGGGAGATTCCCCTATCCGGGCATTGGATGTCTGTGCAGCGCCGGGTGGAAAGTCTACCCTATTGAATTCCTATCTGGATGGGCAGAGCTTGCTTGTGGCCAACGAAATCATCAAGAGCAGATCAGTAGTCCTCCAGGAGAATATGATCCGCTGGGGCGCCGCAAATGTCGTCGTATCGAATAATGATCCGTCCGCATTTCGCCGCTTGCCCGGCTTCTTTGATCTTGTCCTGGTAGATGCGCCGTGTTCCGGATCGGGTATGTTCCGCAAAGATGAGGATAGTATCGATGAATGGTCAGAAGCCAACGTCAAGCTATGCAGTGAAAGGCAGCAACGGATCCTTTCCGAAATCATGGGCAGCATAAGTACCAATGGCTATCTCCTGTATTCCACCTGTTCTTATTCAGCGGAAGAGAATGAACAAATCCTCGATTGGTTGATCGATACATATGAATTGAAGAGCGTGGATATCCCGATTGAAGAACAGTGGGGGATTGAAAGAACGACCTCTGATGTCCACGGAGCTCACGGTTATCGCTTTTATCCACACAAAGCGCAGGGTGAGGGTTTCTTCATCGGTGTCCTGCAAATGTCGGGCATCAATCCCTCTTTTCCCCTAAAGAAATTGAAAACGGAGAAAGCCCCGGTTTCGAGAGATGCGCTTAAAGGATGGGTACAGGATCCAGATCAATTCGGTTATTTTGTGCACAACGACAATATCCATATCTTCCCCAAATCCTTAGAACTGCCTATAAAAGCTGTGCAGCAGGTATTATACCTGAAAAATGCTGGGACAATGATCGGTAAATGGCTGGGCAGGGAATTGATCCCTTCTCATGATCTCGCCTTAAGCATCCATCAGGATTCTGACATACGATCGGTGGAACTGGAGTTGGACGATGCGCAGAACTTCCTGCGTAAGGAACCATTGCCTGTGGAATTA is a genomic window containing:
- a CDS encoding methyltransferase RsmF C-terminal domain-like protein; its protein translation is MSNFLPNALIKRLGTNPKFDQEAFIAAHRDGEKLTSIRLNPNKEVKLSLPLAGQVPWCSYGYYLEERPQFTLDPLFHAGCYYVQEASSMFIGHILNHLKVGDSPIRALDVCAAPGGKSTLLNSYLDGQSLLVANEIIKSRSVVLQENMIRWGAANVVVSNNDPSAFRRLPGFFDLVLVDAPCSGSGMFRKDEDSIDEWSEANVKLCSERQQRILSEIMGSISTNGYLLYSTCSYSAEENEQILDWLIDTYELKSVDIPIEEQWGIERTTSDVHGAHGYRFYPHKAQGEGFFIGVLQMSGINPSFPLKKLKTEKAPVSRDALKGWVQDPDQFGYFVHNDNIHIFPKSLELPIKAVQQVLYLKNAGTMIGKWLGRELIPSHDLALSIHQDSDIRSVELELDDAQNFLRKEPLPVELFADVKKGWCLVTFQGVSIGWVKVLGNRVNNYYPKEVRIANL
- a CDS encoding SRPBCC domain-containing protein, which codes for MKEFKKYYIINTDPEQLYLALTTATTIHLWTGDLVEIDPVPGGEFSLWDGAITGKFLELEPNSKIVQQWYFGEQEEDSIVTMKLHEHKKGTSLEIKHTNIPDEAYDDIVEGWNDTYIASLVEFYEDEE